The proteins below are encoded in one region of Fimbriimonadaceae bacterium:
- a CDS encoding restriction endonuclease subunit S — MSTALKQNSDFQPTALEWLGEFPSRWQVEPGLAVLQERQVKNIGLVEPTVLSLSYGRVVIKPQDKLRGLVPESFETYQIVEPGNIIIRPTDLQNDHVSLRVGQAKDRGIITSAYMCLETKGKLTEDYAHLLLHAYDIKKVFYGLGSGLRQNLSWVDFRRLPIPVPPPDEQAQIVRFIRHLDHRVNQLIKTKRRLIELLNEQKQAIIHRAVTRGLDPTVPLKPSGIDWLEEIPAHWNEVKVKWAFRTTSGGTPNTSMQELYYGGSTPWIRTTDLTNDIMDSFEIGITDRALRDTACKVVSAGTVLVAMYGGAGTIGKNGLLTFPAALNQAVCGILPNKRFQPEFLFRFMQLQRPFWMVGADGTRKDPNISQGRIRDCVIIEPPLSEQAGIVTRIAEESREIDRALQLTRSEIDFIREYRTRLVADVVTGQLDVRHLDLPEVEESLFEAIDAHSPEDLELEDEETEN; from the coding sequence GTGAGCACGGCGCTCAAGCAGAATTCGGACTTCCAGCCAACGGCTCTTGAGTGGCTTGGAGAGTTCCCGAGCCGCTGGCAAGTAGAGCCCGGATTGGCTGTCCTCCAGGAACGGCAGGTCAAGAACATCGGTCTGGTTGAACCCACAGTGCTCTCTCTCAGCTACGGTCGAGTGGTCATCAAGCCACAGGACAAGCTGCGTGGACTCGTGCCCGAATCATTCGAGACCTACCAGATTGTCGAACCAGGCAACATCATCATTCGACCGACCGACCTACAGAACGACCATGTCAGTCTGCGAGTGGGTCAGGCGAAAGACCGAGGCATCATCACCTCAGCGTATATGTGCCTCGAAACGAAGGGCAAGCTGACGGAGGATTATGCCCACCTGTTGCTTCACGCATACGACATCAAGAAGGTGTTCTATGGGTTAGGGTCAGGTCTACGGCAGAATCTGTCTTGGGTGGACTTCCGACGCCTGCCAATCCCCGTTCCGCCTCCCGACGAGCAGGCGCAAATTGTGCGCTTCATTCGCCACCTCGACCATCGGGTGAATCAGCTTATCAAGACCAAGCGGCGGCTCATCGAGTTGCTGAACGAGCAGAAGCAAGCCATCATCCACCGTGCCGTCACCCGAGGTCTCGACCCCACCGTCCCCCTCAAACCCTCCGGCATCGACTGGCTGGAAGAGATTCCAGCCCACTGGAATGAGGTGAAAGTAAAGTGGGCATTCAGAACTACCAGTGGAGGAACGCCAAACACCTCCATGCAGGAGCTTTACTACGGTGGTTCAACTCCGTGGATTCGAACGACCGACCTGACCAACGACATCATGGATTCCTTCGAAATTGGAATCACCGACCGGGCGCTTCGGGATACAGCCTGCAAAGTCGTTTCAGCAGGAACGGTATTGGTCGCCATGTACGGCGGCGCTGGAACAATTGGCAAGAATGGACTCCTCACATTCCCAGCGGCGCTCAATCAGGCTGTTTGCGGAATCCTTCCGAACAAGAGATTCCAACCTGAATTCCTCTTTAGGTTCATGCAACTTCAACGCCCTTTCTGGATGGTGGGTGCGGATGGAACACGCAAAGACCCGAACATCAGCCAAGGGCGAATTCGGGACTGCGTCATCATAGAGCCACCGCTGTCTGAACAAGCCGGAATAGTTACTCGGATTGCAGAAGAGAGCCGAGAAATCGACCGCGCACTACAACTGACGAGGTCTGAAATCGACTTCATTCGTGAATACCGCACCCGCCTCGTCGCTGACGTGGTGACCGGTCAACTCGATGTCCGCCACCTCGACTTGCCCGAGGTCGAAGAATCGCTCTTCGAAGCCATTGATGCCCACTCGCCGGAGGACTTGGAGCTTGAGGACGAGGAAACAGAGAACTAG
- a CDS encoding DUF3883 domain-containing protein, whose amino-acid sequence MQIDYAALSEENLKRYGTDVGEWAPELLANLYHERTHFVFELLQNAEDAIRKRASTGSRSVRFELSREGLRVSHKGKPFDEADVRGICGINKSTKKDELTAIGRFGIGFKSVYAVTDRPEIRSAGQHFAIEDYVHPVELQPCEQQDGETSFWFPFRPEDSPAFGEISEGLEKLDAKTLLFLRHVEEVDWSIEDGASGTYCRESVELKPGLRRVTLIGTSNTGGELAEEQWLVFSRPVESDGVEVGAVEIAYSVDLASPPGELKLKPVADSRLAAFFPTSVQTNLGVVLQAPYRTTPARDNVPPKATWNQHLIEETASLLVESLGVLRDMDALSVDVLSGMPIDEDDFPEGSMFRPLYDAFAEALEQIPLLPTSGGSFARVGEVKLTRRELIELVSPEQLQALFESDTELEWLDPNLTLERMSAVSDYLRNEHGITELTPQGFVTRVTPQFLTAQPDSWIEHLYEYLGGLPYLWKVAANLNKPWARLEDGSHVAARSGERHNAYLPSASTSGFPTVRSTVCASEDAFAFLQNSLKLTKPDPVDGVIVNILPLYGDGMEHDDLELYREHLQAIQSAFENRNTRERLTNELRTAYWIPSVDDTGVRKWVVPTQCYLPTERLKTLFEGVSGVRFIDESVTGLQGEDMREVLLASGVSRTLKTVTTDAKPDESERAELRQMAGYATSTGGESHDNRTIGRLNALLKRIAELPFEQAVVRCQILWDALGDLVEYRREAVLRATYHWFYGTGRSTKYDAEFVRILKASEWIPTPEGKLSSPDEVVFEHIEPPWEPNAVLQSALKFRPSALAQLAEATGLNLDVLSRIKKSGLSDEEVLQRLGLVIGVEEDENEEGDNNNQGDEGGDAGDSGASAGSGSNQGEGTGAGGGGGSSNVGGSRSIGSGSSSGAGGSSSSTSKNSHAGRREFFSYLKTHPVEVEDDEFSDSETHEQRMKVEAVAIDHILTLESDLQRTPAGNKGYDLFGTDDDGHTNRWIEVKAMVGTLANHPVGMSKAQFEMALEKGYRYWLYIVENATSEEPRILKIQDPAGNARTFTFDEGWREIAMVSQVNVETGEVKA is encoded by the coding sequence ATGCAGATTGACTACGCAGCCCTCAGTGAAGAAAACCTCAAGCGCTATGGCACGGATGTCGGCGAATGGGCTCCTGAACTGCTCGCCAACCTGTACCACGAACGAACTCACTTCGTCTTCGAGCTTCTCCAAAACGCCGAGGATGCAATCCGAAAGCGAGCCAGCACCGGCTCACGCTCGGTTCGGTTCGAGCTAAGTCGTGAGGGGCTCAGAGTCTCCCACAAGGGCAAGCCGTTCGACGAAGCAGATGTTCGAGGAATCTGCGGCATTAACAAGAGCACCAAGAAGGATGAACTGACCGCAATCGGGCGATTTGGTATTGGCTTCAAGTCGGTTTATGCCGTCACCGACCGACCGGAGATTCGCTCGGCAGGACAACACTTTGCCATCGAAGACTATGTCCATCCCGTTGAATTGCAGCCCTGCGAACAGCAAGATGGCGAGACCAGCTTCTGGTTCCCTTTCCGCCCTGAAGACAGTCCAGCATTCGGTGAAATCAGTGAAGGGCTCGAAAAGCTGGATGCGAAAACCCTGCTGTTTCTCCGTCACGTCGAGGAAGTAGATTGGAGCATCGAGGACGGTGCAAGCGGCACGTACTGCCGTGAGTCGGTCGAGTTGAAGCCAGGATTGAGGCGAGTGACCCTCATTGGCACCAGTAACACGGGCGGAGAACTTGCAGAAGAGCAGTGGCTCGTCTTCTCTCGACCTGTCGAATCCGACGGCGTAGAGGTTGGAGCGGTTGAGATTGCCTACTCAGTGGACTTGGCATCGCCACCGGGCGAACTCAAGCTGAAACCCGTTGCCGACTCAAGACTGGCAGCGTTCTTTCCGACGAGCGTCCAAACGAATCTTGGGGTAGTTCTTCAAGCTCCCTATCGAACCACTCCGGCTCGGGACAACGTTCCCCCAAAAGCCACCTGGAATCAGCATCTCATCGAAGAGACTGCTTCGTTGCTTGTAGAGTCGTTGGGTGTGCTCAGAGACATGGACGCCCTTTCGGTCGATGTCCTCAGCGGGATGCCGATTGACGAGGACGACTTTCCTGAGGGCTCGATGTTCCGTCCCTTGTATGACGCCTTCGCTGAAGCCCTTGAACAGATTCCCCTCCTTCCCACTAGCGGCGGCAGCTTTGCGAGAGTTGGAGAAGTTAAGCTAACACGACGAGAGCTTATCGAACTGGTGAGCCCGGAGCAACTGCAAGCACTATTCGAGTCCGACACTGAGCTTGAATGGCTAGACCCAAATCTCACCTTGGAGCGGATGTCTGCGGTAAGCGACTACCTGCGAAACGAGCACGGTATCACAGAGTTAACACCGCAAGGCTTCGTAACGAGGGTGACGCCTCAGTTCCTTACGGCTCAACCTGATTCTTGGATTGAGCACCTCTACGAATATCTTGGGGGATTGCCCTATCTCTGGAAGGTCGCTGCAAACCTCAACAAACCTTGGGCGCGGCTTGAAGATGGTTCTCACGTTGCGGCTCGAAGTGGCGAAAGGCACAATGCCTATCTTCCTTCCGCCTCGACAAGTGGGTTCCCAACTGTTCGCTCCACTGTTTGTGCTTCGGAAGACGCATTCGCTTTCCTTCAGAACAGCCTCAAGCTCACCAAGCCTGACCCAGTGGACGGGGTCATCGTCAATATTCTGCCGTTGTACGGGGATGGAATGGAGCATGACGACCTCGAACTCTATCGAGAGCATCTGCAAGCGATTCAGTCCGCATTCGAAAACAGAAACACCAGAGAGCGCCTCACGAATGAGCTTCGCACTGCCTATTGGATTCCTTCAGTTGATGATACTGGGGTGCGGAAGTGGGTTGTGCCCACTCAGTGCTACCTTCCGACGGAGCGCCTCAAGACGCTATTCGAAGGCGTATCTGGCGTCCGCTTCATCGACGAGTCAGTGACAGGTCTGCAGGGGGAGGATATGCGGGAAGTTTTGCTTGCCAGCGGGGTTTCACGAACTCTGAAAACCGTCACGACAGACGCCAAGCCAGATGAGAGCGAACGTGCAGAACTCCGGCAGATGGCAGGCTATGCAACCTCAACGGGCGGTGAATCTCATGACAACCGGACGATTGGGCGTCTAAATGCCCTCCTTAAGCGCATTGCTGAACTGCCGTTTGAGCAGGCAGTGGTGCGTTGCCAAATCCTTTGGGATGCTCTAGGTGATTTGGTCGAATATCGACGTGAGGCTGTTCTGAGGGCAACGTACCATTGGTTTTATGGAACCGGACGCAGCACAAAGTATGACGCTGAGTTTGTTCGCATCCTTAAGGCTTCAGAGTGGATTCCGACTCCCGAGGGCAAACTTTCTAGTCCAGATGAGGTTGTGTTCGAGCACATCGAGCCACCATGGGAACCGAACGCCGTTCTCCAATCTGCACTCAAGTTCCGCCCATCTGCCCTAGCTCAGCTTGCTGAGGCGACTGGCTTGAACTTGGATGTCTTAAGCCGAATCAAGAAGAGCGGGCTTAGCGACGAAGAAGTCCTTCAGCGCCTTGGGTTAGTCATTGGGGTTGAGGAAGACGAGAACGAAGAGGGCGATAACAACAATCAAGGTGACGAGGGCGGCGATGCAGGAGATTCTGGAGCCAGTGCTGGTAGTGGCAGCAACCAGGGTGAGGGAACGGGTGCAGGAGGCGGAGGTGGTAGCTCAAATGTGGGGGGCTCAAGGTCAATTGGCAGTGGCTCCTCTAGCGGCGCAGGTGGGTCTAGTTCCTCGACCAGCAAGAACTCCCATGCCGGTCGTCGAGAGTTCTTCAGCTATCTGAAGACTCATCCCGTCGAGGTCGAGGACGATGAATTCTCGGATTCCGAGACCCATGAGCAGCGAATGAAGGTCGAGGCGGTCGCCATCGACCACATCCTCACGCTCGAATCAGACCTGCAGCGGACGCCAGCAGGCAACAAGGGCTATGACCTCTTTGGCACGGACGACGACGGTCACACGAACCGCTGGATTGAGGTCAAGGCGATGGTCGGCACGTTGGCGAATCATCCGGTCGGGATGTCGAAGGCGCAGTTCGAGATGGCTCTTGAGAAGGGCTACCGCTACTGGCTCTATATCGTCGAAAACGCCACTTCTGAGGAACCTCGAATCCTGAAAATCCAAGACCCTGCTGGGAATGCTCGAACCTTCACTTTCGATGAAGGATGGAGAGAGATTGCGATGGTCAGCCAGGTCAACGTCGAGACCGGCGAGGTGAAGGCGTGA
- a CDS encoding DUF4411 family protein, whose translation MEAIFYWDANIIITLNEQFPSTIIPKIHELAESQVKTGRIRVCEHVFREMKGGVAKEWADQHKEKCFEPVTNETMKVIREVAAIPDFVDATKTESVDADHFLVATALAHHRNPNQDLFAGEAIVVTMEKRKKPEKQRLKVPDACDHLGVKCVDFYGWLNECGYKLDIVPKEG comes from the coding sequence ATGGAAGCCATCTTCTATTGGGATGCGAATATCATCATCACGCTCAACGAGCAATTCCCATCGACAATAATCCCCAAGATTCACGAGCTTGCCGAGTCCCAGGTAAAGACTGGAAGGATAAGGGTGTGCGAACACGTATTCCGTGAAATGAAAGGCGGTGTCGCTAAGGAATGGGCTGACCAGCACAAGGAGAAGTGCTTTGAGCCTGTGACAAACGAGACTATGAAAGTTATTCGGGAAGTCGCTGCCATACCGGATTTTGTTGACGCCACCAAGACCGAGTCTGTCGATGCCGACCACTTCTTGGTTGCGACGGCTCTTGCCCATCACCGGAATCCTAATCAAGACCTGTTTGCAGGCGAAGCCATTGTCGTCACGATGGAGAAACGCAAGAAACCAGAGAAGCAGCGGTTAAAGGTTCCTGATGCCTGTGACCACCTTGGGGTCAAGTGTGTTGACTTCTACGGTTGGCTGAACGAGTGTGGCTACAAGTTGGACATCGTGCCCAAGGAAGGCTGA